The following nucleotide sequence is from Flavobacterium sp. N1736.
TCACAGCTTAATATGTCGGCAAATGCGAGTAATATAAACGAATCCATACATATTATTCTCAATACCCGCAAAGGCGAACGTACACTTGAATCCAATTTTGGTTCTGGTTTACAACAGTTTATGTTTAAAAAAATTGACAATACACTAAAAGGCGAAATTATAGAAACCATTAAGTTCTCGCTCTTACGCTACGAACCCAGAATACTGGTTCAGGATGTAAAAGTGATAGCAACAGATACGCAAAACGGCGTAATACAAATCATGATTTCTTATATCTATTCGCAAACAAACACAAGACATAATTATGTATATCCTTTTCATTTAAAAGAAGGAACCAATTTACCCCGAAAATAATGATTGTAATTGATCAAAATAGTGCCATAAACTCACTCAACGAGTCACTCGTTCCTTCTGCTCATTTAATTGACGGAAGAAAAGAGCTCGACTGGCTGTACTTTTTGACGGAGTTTAGCAAACTGATCAATTTTTACAACGATAAAAATACTATTGAAGGAAACTGGAATCCGTTTTTGCTAAAAGATCCCGTTTTTTTAATGGCTTCCATATCCAAAACAAATTATAAAAACCTGCACGCCACTTATAAAACCAGCTGTGCCGAAATTCAAAAACTTTCGCAACAGCCGGACACCGCAAACCTAAGTGCCAATGCCTTAGATAAATTGTTTGATCACCTTACTGCTATCTATAAAATTATAGAACGCTGGACGCATTATATGCAGATTGACAACGAAATGTATGATCTTAAAAATTATATCATTCACGAAGTAAAAACAAAATTAAGCATCGATTTCTGGGCGATTCAGGCGTTTCGACAATACTTATACAATTTGTCAGCAAAAGGATTATTTATGGCAGGCATTTCGTATCATGAAATTCTTTCTTTTGATAATCTTCTTTGGAGCATTAATAAAGACAAAAGACCTTTTTGGCAAATTTTTGGTTTCGAAACCGAACAGGATATTTTTACTGCAATAAACAAATCAACCACTGTTT
It contains:
- a CDS encoding GPW/gp25 family protein — encoded protein: MDKKANNKENAFLGSGWSFPVSFSAGNSQLNMSANASNINESIHIILNTRKGERTLESNFGSGLQQFMFKKIDNTLKGEIIETIKFSLLRYEPRILVQDVKVIATDTQNGVIQIMISYIYSQTNTRHNYVYPFHLKEGTNLPRK